A stretch of Microbacterium sp. LWH3-1.2 DNA encodes these proteins:
- a CDS encoding tyrosine-protein phosphatase, which translates to MTDDPPSVDPVDPSDPARSGRLAFSDPVVPGAVNLRDVGGLRAGASTTRYGVLFRSGNLARLGAKGGRALAGLGLRRIIDLRADDEVARDPSRTAGLDVVTQRVPLFLGSVDSFFRDDLSLDEMYRLIVDESSENVVAVVRGILADQPVLVHCTAGKDRTGVTVALTLAAAGVDADEVIADYARTEALLPARRNRYVVALIRSMHPRAVNVEDLVARSPAPVMHALLADVDERYGSAAEYLRTHGLADEELVELRRVLLQRDA; encoded by the coding sequence GTGACGGACGATCCGCCGTCGGTCGACCCGGTCGATCCGTCGGATCCCGCGCGGTCGGGCCGGCTGGCGTTCTCCGACCCCGTCGTTCCCGGCGCAGTGAACCTGCGCGATGTCGGAGGGCTCCGCGCGGGTGCGTCGACGACCCGGTATGGCGTCCTGTTCCGCTCGGGAAACCTGGCACGGCTCGGGGCGAAGGGCGGGAGGGCCCTCGCCGGCCTCGGACTTCGCCGCATCATCGATCTGCGCGCCGATGACGAGGTCGCCCGCGATCCCAGCCGCACCGCGGGCCTGGACGTCGTGACCCAGCGTGTGCCGCTGTTCCTGGGCTCGGTCGACTCGTTCTTCCGCGACGACCTCAGTCTCGACGAGATGTACCGCCTCATCGTCGACGAATCGTCGGAGAACGTGGTGGCGGTGGTGCGGGGTATCCTCGCCGACCAGCCGGTGCTCGTGCACTGCACCGCGGGCAAGGATCGCACCGGTGTCACCGTCGCGCTGACGCTGGCTGCAGCGGGCGTCGATGCCGACGAGGTCATCGCCGACTACGCGCGCACGGAGGCGCTGCTGCCGGCGCGACGCAATCGCTACGTCGTGGCACTCATCCGATCCATGCATCCCCGCGCGGTGAACGTCGAGGACCTCGTCGCGCGCTCGCCCGCGCCGGTGATGCACGCGCTCCTCGCCGACGTCGACGAGCGCTACGGCTCGGCTGCGGAATATCTGCGCACGCACGGGCTCGCCGACGAAGAGCTCGTGGAGCTTCGCCGCGTGCTGCTTCAGCGTGACGCCTAG
- a CDS encoding SIP domain-containing protein, translated as MVQNIQPQSAAHNASACRASRHTRVQHLITADESSLAELEAVLATLPICSTGRVFVEVPDASWLAEITAPSRMVVTWLDRSQRSGAPGTGRGCGSGEALTRAVTAWADEMLCTDGDATRIHLLGGYLGTADIVDHLVHLGIRTDAIHTPAQYGLATAR; from the coding sequence ATGGTTCAGAACATCCAGCCTCAGAGTGCCGCGCACAACGCGTCGGCGTGCCGAGCGTCGCGTCACACGCGCGTCCAGCATCTGATCACGGCCGACGAGTCATCGCTGGCCGAGCTCGAGGCCGTGCTCGCGACGCTGCCGATCTGCTCGACGGGCCGGGTCTTCGTCGAGGTCCCCGACGCCTCATGGCTGGCTGAGATCACCGCGCCGAGCCGCATGGTCGTCACATGGCTCGACCGCTCGCAGCGTTCAGGCGCCCCCGGCACCGGCCGCGGCTGCGGGTCCGGCGAGGCGCTGACGCGCGCCGTCACCGCGTGGGCGGACGAGATGCTGTGCACCGACGGCGACGCGACCCGCATCCACCTGCTGGGCGGCTATCTCGGCACGGCCGACATCGTCGACCACCTGGTCCATCTCGGCATCCGCACGGATGCGATCCACACCCCCGCGCAGTACGGCCTCGCCACCGCGCGCTGA